The Phoenix dactylifera cultivar Barhee BC4 chromosome 17, palm_55x_up_171113_PBpolish2nd_filt_p, whole genome shotgun sequence genome contains a region encoding:
- the LOC103720686 gene encoding 14 kDa proline-rich protein DC2.15-like: MASKPLAATALLLTLNLLLFTLVSSKSVPCPPPPSKPTPTPSPSSGKCPMNALKLGVCANVLNGLINVSLGKPPKKPCCTLLEGLVDLEAAVCLCTALKANILGIKLNLPVDLSLLLNYCGKKVPAGWKCA, from the coding sequence ATGGCTTCCAAACCCTTGGCTGCCACAGCTCTTCTCCTCACTCTCAACCTCCTTCTCTTCACCTTGGTCTCTTCCAAAAGTGTCCCATGCCCACCCCCTCCTTCTAAGCCTACGCCAACTCCCTCACCTTCTTCTGGAAAATGCCCCATGAACGCACTCAAGCTCGGCGTGTGTGCCAACGTTCTTAACGGCCTGATCAACGTATCTCTCGGCAAGCCACCAAAGAAGCCTTGCTGCACCCTTCTTGAGGGCCTTGTTGACCTCGAGGCTGCCGTATGCCTTTGCACTGCCCTCAAGGCCAACATTTTGGGCATCAAGCTCAACCTCCCTGTCGACCTTAGCTTGCTTCTGAACTACTGTGGCAAGAAGGTCCCAGCAGGATGGAAGTGCGCTTAA
- the LOC103720687 gene encoding 14 kDa proline-rich protein DC2.15-like, which translates to MASKTPAFALFLIFNSLLFTFASACGSCPPKPGTTPSPSSGKCPIDALKLGVCADVLGGLLNITIGTPPKEPCCSLLSGLVDLEVAVCLCIAIKASILGINLNIPVDLSLLVNYCGKKVPSGFQCA; encoded by the coding sequence ATGGCCTCCAAGACCCCAGCTTTTGCTCTCTTCCTCATCTTTAACTCCCTCCTCTTCACCTTTGCTAGTGCCTGCGGCTCCTGCCCTCCGAAACCAGGCACGACCCCAAGCCCAAGCTCTGGCAAGTGCCCGATCGACGCCCTTAAGCTCGGTGTGTGCGCCGATGTCCTCGGTGGCCTCCTCAACATCACGATTGGCACACCACCAAAGGAGCCATGCTGCTCTTTGTTATCAGGACTCGTCGACCTCGAGGTCGCCGTGTGCCTCTGCATCGCCATCAAGGCTAGCATCCTCGGCATAAACCTCAACATTCCAGTCGACCTTAGCCTGCTTGTTAACTATTGTGGCAAGAAGGTGCCATCTGGCTTCCAATGCGCTTAG